The following are from one region of the Flavimobilis soli genome:
- a CDS encoding SulP family inorganic anion transporter — protein MTDYLRSMRDLLPSRDDLDLRPATFRADLLAGITVGVVALPLALAFGVSSGVGPAAGLVTAVVAGIVAAVFGGSRVQVSGPTGAMAVVLAPLVAAHGAASVPIVAVLAGAIVLVAGGARLGRAVAFIPWPVVEGFTLGIAAIIFLQQVPAAVDVDAPVGGNPLVTAVRAVSDAGSAVAWSLGGVAVVAAIMLLLPRVAPGLPASLVAVVVVTVAAELLDAPLARIGALPDGLPAPSAPDLSLGLLRDLAGPALAVAALAAIESLLSARVASAMPSDLPDDARRYDPDRELVGQGLASLASGLFGGMPATGAIARTAVNVRAGARTRTAAVVHGLVILGVIYLATGPVARIPLSALAGVLMVTAVRMVNVPASRAVLTTTRGSALVLVVTAAVTIAVDLIDAVQVGLVVAAFLTLRSVAKASSVDREPLPGPAQPGDEHIALFRFDGALFFGAAERIAEKVRSDHDAHVVVLRLSQLRMIDATGANALAELVADLERSGVTVLVKGIQPRHLQMLTRVGVLDNLRHEEHLFESLDLAVAHARSHVAREGSAR, from the coding sequence ATGACCGACTACCTGCGCTCGATGCGCGACCTCCTCCCCTCGCGCGACGACCTCGACCTGCGGCCCGCGACGTTCCGCGCCGACCTCCTCGCCGGCATCACGGTCGGTGTCGTCGCGCTGCCGCTCGCGCTCGCGTTCGGTGTCAGCTCGGGCGTCGGGCCCGCCGCGGGCCTCGTCACCGCGGTCGTCGCGGGGATCGTCGCCGCGGTGTTCGGCGGCTCCCGGGTCCAGGTGTCCGGGCCGACGGGCGCGATGGCCGTCGTCCTTGCGCCTCTCGTCGCCGCGCACGGCGCGGCCTCCGTGCCGATCGTCGCCGTCCTCGCGGGCGCGATCGTCCTCGTCGCCGGGGGCGCGCGCCTCGGCCGCGCGGTCGCGTTCATCCCCTGGCCCGTCGTCGAGGGCTTCACGCTCGGCATCGCCGCGATCATCTTCCTGCAGCAGGTGCCCGCAGCGGTCGACGTCGACGCGCCCGTGGGCGGCAACCCGCTCGTCACCGCGGTGCGCGCGGTGAGCGACGCCGGGTCTGCGGTCGCGTGGAGCCTCGGCGGGGTCGCGGTCGTCGCGGCGATCATGCTGCTCCTCCCTCGCGTCGCCCCCGGTCTACCGGCGTCGCTCGTCGCGGTCGTCGTCGTCACCGTCGCCGCTGAGCTGCTCGACGCCCCGCTCGCACGCATCGGGGCGCTGCCCGACGGGCTCCCGGCGCCGTCCGCCCCCGACCTGTCGCTGGGGCTGCTGCGCGACCTCGCCGGACCGGCCCTCGCCGTCGCGGCGCTCGCCGCGATCGAGTCGCTGCTCTCGGCGCGCGTCGCCTCGGCGATGCCGAGCGACCTGCCCGACGACGCACGTCGCTACGACCCGGACCGCGAGCTGGTCGGCCAGGGCCTCGCGTCGCTCGCCTCGGGCCTGTTCGGCGGCATGCCCGCGACCGGCGCGATCGCCCGCACCGCCGTGAACGTACGAGCAGGAGCGCGCACCCGCACGGCCGCCGTCGTGCACGGGCTCGTCATTCTTGGGGTCATCTACCTCGCGACCGGGCCGGTCGCGCGCATCCCGCTGAGCGCGCTCGCCGGGGTCCTCATGGTCACGGCGGTACGCATGGTCAACGTGCCCGCCTCCCGCGCGGTCCTGACGACGACGCGCGGCAGCGCACTCGTGCTGGTGGTGACCGCCGCAGTGACGATCGCCGTCGACCTGATCGACGCCGTGCAGGTCGGCCTGGTCGTCGCCGCGTTCCTGACCCTGCGGAGCGTCGCGAAGGCGTCCTCCGTCGACCGCGAGCCGCTCCCAGGACCTGCACAGCCGGGGGACGAGCACATCGCCCTGTTCCGGTTCGACGGCGCCCTGTTCTTCGGCGCCGCCGAGCGCATCGCCGAGAAGGTGCGCTCGGACCATGACGCGCACGTCGTGGTGCTGCGGCTCTCGCAGCTGCGGATGATCGACGCGACGGGCGCCAACGCGCTCGCCGAGCTCGTCGCGGACCTCGAACGCTCGGGTGTCACGGTGCTGGTGAAGGGCATCCAGCCGCGGCACCTGCAGATGCTGACCCGGGTGGGTGTGCTCGACAACCTCCGCCACGAGGAGCACCTGTTCGAGTCCCTCGACCTCGCCGTCGCGCACGCCCGCAGCCATGTCGCACGCGAGGGCTCA